A single window of Sphaerodactylus townsendi isolate TG3544 linkage group LG03, MPM_Stown_v2.3, whole genome shotgun sequence DNA harbors:
- the FGF1 gene encoding fibroblast growth factor 1 isoform X1: MAEGEITTFSALTEKFDLPMGNYKNPKLLYCSNGGHFLRICPDRKVDGTMDRKDRYIQLLLSAENLGEVYIKCVESGQYLAMDDTGLLYGSQLPTEECLFLERMEENHYNTYTSKKHADKNWFVGLKKNGKSKLGPRTHYGQKAILFLPLEITPD; the protein is encoded by the exons atggctgaaggagaaATAACAACGTTCTCAGCTCTAACAGAAAAGTTTGATCTTCCGATGGGGAATTACAAGAATCCCAAGCTGCTTTACTGCAGCAATGGAGGCCACTTTTTGAGGATATGTCCTGATCGCAAAGTTGATGGCACAATGGACCGAAAAGACCGATATA TTCAGCTGCTCCTAAGTGCGGAAAATTTGGGTGAGGTATATATAAAGTGCGTGGAGTCTGGACAGTACTTGGCTATGGATGACACTGGGTTGTTATATGGCTCG CAGTTACCAACGGAGGAGTGTTTGTTTCTggaaagaatggaagaaaaccATTACAATACCTATACGTCAAAGAAGCATGCAGATAAGAACTGGTTCGTTGGCttaaaaaagaatggaaaaaGTAAACTGGGACCACGGACGCACTATGGACAAAAAGCTATACTTTTCCTTCCCCTGGAAATAACCCCTGATTAG
- the FGF1 gene encoding fibroblast growth factor 1 isoform X2, producing MAEGEITTFSALTEKFDLPMGNYKNPKLLYCSNGGHFLRICPDRKVDGTMDRKDRYIQLLLSAENLGEVYIKCVESGQYLAMDDTGLLYGSLPTEECLFLERMEENHYNTYTSKKHADKNWFVGLKKNGKSKLGPRTHYGQKAILFLPLEITPD from the exons atggctgaaggagaaATAACAACGTTCTCAGCTCTAACAGAAAAGTTTGATCTTCCGATGGGGAATTACAAGAATCCCAAGCTGCTTTACTGCAGCAATGGAGGCCACTTTTTGAGGATATGTCCTGATCGCAAAGTTGATGGCACAATGGACCGAAAAGACCGATATA TTCAGCTGCTCCTAAGTGCGGAAAATTTGGGTGAGGTATATATAAAGTGCGTGGAGTCTGGACAGTACTTGGCTATGGATGACACTGGGTTGTTATATGGCTCG TTACCAACGGAGGAGTGTTTGTTTCTggaaagaatggaagaaaaccATTACAATACCTATACGTCAAAGAAGCATGCAGATAAGAACTGGTTCGTTGGCttaaaaaagaatggaaaaaGTAAACTGGGACCACGGACGCACTATGGACAAAAAGCTATACTTTTCCTTCCCCTGGAAATAACCCCTGATTAG